A genome region from Populus alba chromosome 5, ASM523922v2, whole genome shotgun sequence includes the following:
- the LOC118029795 gene encoding dolichyl-diphosphooligosaccharide--protein glycosyltransferase 48 kDa subunit, producing the protein MGRNNFSILTILSITLLPILSLSFSTDSPTDRRLLVLLDDLSLKSSHSIFFNSLKSRGFDLDFKLADDPKLALQRYGQYLYDGLILFSPSIERFGGALDLAAVLDFVDSGHDLIIAADSSSSDLIKSLATECGVDFDEDPSALVIDHKSYAIAETEGEGDHTLIAADDFIESDVLLGKKKIEAPVLFKGIAHSLNAANTLVLKVLSASPLAYSANPSSKLSSPPSLTGSSISLVSVVQARNNARIMITGSLDMFSNRFFRSSVQKAGSPRKYDKSGNEQFVTELSKWVFHVRGHLKAVNLRHNKAGETDEPAMYRIKDDLDFSVEIYEWSGKSWEPYVANDVQVQLYMMSPYVLKTLSNDKKGLYHTSFKVPDVYGVFQFKVEYHRLGYTSLSLSKQIPVRPFRHNEYERFITAAFPYYGASFTMMAGFFIFSFVYLYHK; encoded by the exons ATGGGAAGAAACAATTTCTCGATCTTAACAATTCTATCGATCACACTCCTTCccattctctccctctctttctccaCTGATTCCCCAACAGATCGTCGCCTCTTAGTCCTCCTCGACGACTTGTCACTCAAATCTTCCCACTCAATCTTCTTCAATTCTCTCAAATCTCGTGGTTTCGATCTTGATTTCAAGCTTGCTGATGACCCAAAACTCGCCCTTCAACGTTATGGCCAGTACTTATATGATGGCCTAATTCTCTTCTCTCCTTCAATCGAAA gatttggtgGTGCTTTGGATTTAGCTGCTGTTCTTGACTTTGTTGACTCGGGCCATGATTTGATTATTGCGGCGGATAGTTCCTCTTCTGATTTGATTAAGAGTCTGGCTACTGAATGCGGGGTTGATTTCGATGAG GATCCATCTGCCTTGGTTATTGATCATAAAAGCTATGCTATCGCTGAGACTGAGGGTGAGGGTGATCATACATTGATTGCTGCCGATGATTTTATTGAATCTGATGTgctgcttggaaaaaagaaaattgag GCTCCTGTGCTCTTTAAAGGGATTGCACATTCTTTAAATGCAGCGAATACCCTG GTATTGAAAGTCCTTTCGGCATCTCCTTTGGCTTATTCAGCTAATCCAAGCTCCAAATTGTCCAGTCCTCCATCATTAACTGGATCTTCCATCTCGTTAGTTTCAGTAGTGCAG GCTAGAAACAATGCTCGGATTATGATTACAGGTTCATTAGATATGTTTAGTAACCG ATTTTTCAGATCAAGCGTACAGAAAGCTGGGAGCCCAAGAAA ATATGATAAATCTGGTAACGAGCAGTTTGTGACTGAACTTAGCAAATGGGTCTTCCATGTAAGAGGTCATCTGAAG GCTGTGAATCTTAGACACAACAAAGCTGGGGAAACAGATGAGCCAGCAATGTATAGGATCAAAGATGATCTG GATTTTTCTGTTGAGATATATGAATGGTCTGGAAAGAGCTGGGAACCATATGTGGCCAATGATGTCCAGGTCCAGCTTTACATGATGAGCCCTTATGTGTTGAAAACCCTATCAAATGACAAGAAG GGCTTGTATCATACATCATTCAAGGTGCCTGATGTTTATGGGGTTTTCCAGTTTAAGGTTGAGTATCACAGGCTTGGATATACTAGCCTCTCACTCTCCAAACAG ATTCCAGTTCGGCCCTTCAGACACAATGAATATGAGAGATTCATTACAGCTGCTTTCCCCTATTATGGGGCTTCTTTTACTATG ATGGCCGGGTTCTTTATCTTCAGCTTTGTCTACCTGTACCACAAGTGA